Within Nodosilinea sp. FACHB-141, the genomic segment CCAGTAGAAGTAAGAGATGAATCGAGCACGGGAAACTCCTAGACCACAGGGCCATGGGTAGATTGGGCAGGGGCAGCGATCGCCCTTTAGGCAGCACCTAACACGGCCGTGGGGTTAGGGTAAACTAGGCCTATCCACTAGGTGAGTGTGAGCGAGTGAGTGTAATTCCTCCTGTTGATCTTACGGAGCAGTTTCGAGCAATTCAATCTGATGTGAATGCTGCCGTGGCCGAGGTGCTAGCCTCTGGACAATACATCAATGGACCTGTCGTCGAAACCTTTACCCAAGCCTTTGGAGACTATGTAGGCACGAAGCACTGTATTGGGTGCAACTCTGGCACGGACGCTTTGTACCTGGCTTTGCGGGCTTTGAACATTGGCCCTGGCGATGAGGTAATTACTTCGCCCTTTACGTTTATTGCCACCGCGGAAGCGATTAGTGCCGTGGGGGCAACGCCAGTGTTTGTCGATATTGACCTCGACACCTTCAATATAGATGTGGCCAAAATTGAGGCCGCTGTTAGCGATCGCACCCGGGCCATTATGCCCGTGCACCTGTTTGGTCGACCCGTAGATATGGGGCCAATCATGGATTTAGCTGCCCGCTACGACCTCACGATGATCGAAGACTGTGCCCAAGCCACTGGCGCGGAGTGGATGGGGCAGCAGGTCGGTCGGATTGGGCAAGTGGGCTGCTTTAGCTTCTTTCCCACAAAAAACTTGGGGGGCTGTGGCGACGGCGGGGCCCTGACGACCAACGACGACAATCTAGCTGCTACTGCCCGGATGCTGAGTGAACACGGCAGTCGGGTGAAGTATCACCACGAGGCCATTGGCGTTAACAGCCGTCTCGACTCGGTGCAGGCCGCAATTTTGGCCATTAAACTACGCCACCTCGATCGCTGGAACCAGCAGCGATCGCAGGTAGCCGATCGCTACTACCACCTGCTAGCTTCAGTCACCGAAGTCGTGCGACCTCTGCCTGTAACCTTTGGCCGCTCGGTGTGGAACCAGTACACTCTGCGTCTACCCCAGGCCACCGCTGAAGGCCAAGAGCGCAACCAGGTACAGCAGCTGATGCGAGAGGCCGGAGTGATCTGCATGGTGTACTACCCACTGCCTCTGCACCTACAGCCCGTTTACCGTAGCCTGGGTTATCAGCCAGGCGATCTTCCCCAGGCAGAAGCTGCGGCCCAGCAGGTGTTGTCATTGCCCATGTTCCCCGAACTGGGGGAAGCGGCTCAGGATCAGGTGGTGCAAACGTTAAAATCTGTGTTGGCCGAGGTAGGACTTAAGGCTGCCCAGTACTGCTAACCCCGCTGCCACAATCTACTGGCCAAAATTCCGACGAGCCTTTGAATCTCTCACTGGGCTTAGTCGGATTTGTTTGTAGTTTTATATACTATATTTAAGGTAGATTAACCCAGCTTAGGGGTTCTCGATCGCCGCTTGTCTCAACGTGCTATTTGCCCGTTGATGGCATTCCTAAACCAGCGATAGCCCCACCCGCTAGGGCAGCACCGCACAGTAATGTAAGGGGCAGGTGGCATAGTGGCAACGACAGATCCGGCTTTGATGGGCACCTACGATGCAGCGGCGATCGCTCGCTACTTTCGCTGGCGGGTGGGCACCCTGGCCTGGAGAGTTTTACAAATTTTGTGGTGGTTAGGCACCTTCGTGCTAGGCCTGCAGATGGATCAATGGTTCGGCCGGGAAGAGCAAAATCGCCCTCGCCGAGCCATTCAGCTGCGTCAGGTACTGACCAATTTGGGGCCAACGTTCATTAAGGTGGGTCAGGCGCTTTCTACCCGGCCCGACCTGGTGCGGCAAGACTTTCTCGACGAGCTCACCAAGCTGCAAGACCAGCTGCCGCCTTTTCCCACCGTCAAGGCAATGGCGATTGTCGAGGCAGAACTCAACTACAGCCCCGAAGAAATTTTTAGCAATCTATCGGCTCTGCCGGTGGCCGCAGCTAGCCTGGGGCAGGTCTATCGGGGGCGGCTGTTTACCGGGGAGGAGGTTGCTGTCAAGGTGCAGCGGCCTTACCTACGGCCGGTGCTGTGCCGCGACCTTTATTTGATGCGCTGGGCCGCGCGCTGGCTGGGCAACTTTTTACCGCTCAACCTAGGGCACGATCTGACTCTGATTGTGGATGAGTTTGGCACCAAGCTGTTTGAGGAAATTGACTACCTCAACGAAGGTCGCAACGCCGAGCGATTTGCCGCCAATTTCAAAGATGATCCCACGGTCAAAGTGCCCGTTATCTACTGGCCCTACTGTAGTCAGCGGGTACTCACCCTTGAGTGGATCGACGGCTGTAAGCTCACCGACACGGTCTCGCTCAAGGAGGACGACCTTGACCCCGATCGCCTGATCGAGATTGGCGTGACAGCAGGGTTGCGCCAGCTGCTGGAGTTTGGTTTTTTCCACGCTGACCCTCACCCCGGCAACCTGTTTGCCCTAGCCGATGGGCGCATGGCCTACATCGACTTCGGCATGATGGATCAGCTTGACCAGGTCACGAAAGAGACCCTGGTGGACGCGGTCGTACACTTGATCAATCAAGACTTTGACAGCCTGGGACGAGACTTCGTCAAGCTGGGTTTTCTCACGCCTGAAACCGACCTCGGCCCGATCATTCCTGCCCTCCAGCGCGTGTTGGGCAGCGCCCTAGGCTCTAAGGTGGGCGATTTCAACTTCAAGACCGTCACCGATCAGTTTTCAGAGCTGATGTACGAGTACCCCTTCCGGGTACCGGCCAAGTTTGCCCTGATCATTCGCTCGCTGGTCACCCAGGAGGGTTTGGCTTTAAGCCTCAACCCCAACTTCAAAATTATCAATGTGGCCTATCCCTATGTGGCCCGTCGCCTGCTGGTGGGTGAAACCCCGGCCCTGCGTCAGCGTCTGCTGGAGGTGTTGTTTCAGGACGGCCAGCTCCAATGGCAGCGGCTGGAAAACATGCTGGCGATCGCCCAGGGAGATACCGGCTTCGATCTGCTGCCCACGGCGGGGATGGGCATTCGCTACCTGATGTCTGAGGAAGGGATGCACCTGCGCCAGATGATTGTGCTGGCCCTGACGGAGGACGACCGGCTGCATACCCAAGAGGTGCAGCGGCTGTGGTCGTTGGTGAAGGACGATATTACCCTTGACCGTGTGCTGGGTGTGGCCTGGGGAGCGCTGACCAGCTATTCCCTGGAGCGGGCAGAGCAGCTGGTACCAGTGGTTGGCGATCTGCGCCAGGTGCTGAAATCTTAGTCCTGTCGAAAGCGCAGCTGCTTAGTCAGCGGTGAATGGGTGAGGGAGTGAGAGGTAGGGGCAGCTCTCCCCTATAATCTGGAAAAGTAAACTATTGTTTCGTTTTCCTAAATCCGTGTACCCACAACCGCCCTACGTTTTGTTTTTTGCTGGTTTTTTGGCCGCTGTGACTTCGGGCTATGCCTTTAGCACCGCTTTGCAGCAGTCGGTTAACGAATGGAACAGCAAACGCTCCACCCGCATTCTGGCCACCATGCGCGGTCCTCAGCTGCAAATTCCTTTTTTTGGCATCTGTGCCGGGGTCTGCGTTTTTTTGGCTTCAGGCATTGAGCTGTTTGGCTTTTCGGCTAAGGCCGCCTACGCCATGGGGGTACCGATGACCCTGCTCAGCGGTCTGCTGATCTGGTCACAGCTGGGCAAAATTTTGGTGCTGATTGAAGAAGGCGGCTCTAAGGCCCTGGACCTAGACATGTTTTAGGGGGTTTAGCCCTAGCTATCAACGCGATCGCAGTGCGCTAGGTTGCTAAGCCTGGCCTCACTTGGGGTAGGGTGACCATCACCTCAATGTCAATAGCAGCGGCGATGGTAAGCTGCCCTTGGTTGACTTCTACGATGCGTTTGGCAATTATCAATCTTAAGTCACTCGCCGCAACAGCTGCCCAAAGAATTTGACCCCAGTAGCACCGGGTTAAACGGTTCGCGCGCCTCATGGACAATCATGGTGGCCACCTCGCCAACTTCGGCCAGGCGGACTTGAACTGCCTTGGAGGCTCTGCGATCGCTTATCTTCCGGCCAAGAGTAGCTTGTAGCGTTTGTCAGTCAAAACCACCAGCCTGAGGGACATCTCAAACTAGCGCGATCGGGCAGCTCACCCTGCTCGATCGCGGCTAGATGAAGTTGAGGATCTCACCAAAACCGCCCGCTTGGGTGCCATTGAGGTCGCAGAGCACCTCACCGAGAATCACCTGGGTGGTTTGGCTATTTTAGCGGTAGCCGTTCAGCATATTGTCCCTGAGAACAGCCAAGGTATCTTCATCCAGTCGCCCATAGGCCTGGGTGGTAGATGGGAAACACAGATAATTGAGCAGTCCCCTCTCCGGCCGCATCACTGAGAGCACTAGAATTACGCCCAATCACGACAACTCACAAAACCGGGTAGGCAATACGTTAGACAGCCTGGCCGTTAAGAAATCACCGAGAGATTGTAGTGTTGGGCAAGGTCGGGTCATTCTAAATCTGGCGATACTAGAGATCTTTTTGGATTTTTTGAGCACAATACTAGCATTCGCGCCGGGGCAGCCTGTAAAGTTGCCCGCCGACCGTAGCTGATGACCGCACCCTGAGAGACATACCCATGGGGCCCTCTGACCATCTACCCAATTTCGCCACTTCCCAGTCTGAGCCTCAGTCGGCTGAGGCTATTTTGCGGATCTTGGGCCATGACCTCGAGACCCTACGCCACCAGGTCTCAGGCTATCTATCAGAGGACATCGCCCATCTCCAGGCCAAAAAGCAGCGGCTGATGGCCGACATCGAGGCTCTGGAGGGAGATTTTGAAACCCTTCAGGCACAGCATCGGCAGTTGCAAACTACCTATGCCGAGGGGTTGAGCCAGCAGCAAATTGCCCAGCAGCAGGCTTGGGCCAAACGCCTGGCGATCGCCCTAGCCACCCACCTGCAAGGACGGCTCGAAACCGCCCTGACCAACACTCACCCCAACGCCCTTCAGTCCGCCCCCTACGAGGCCGCAATTCCTCCTTTGGCTAATGCTAGTCAGCGCTTGGCCGCCCTCGACGCAACGATCCAAAGCACCCTGGCCTCTCTACAACATGATCTGACTAGCTATCAGAGCAACATCTCTCAACAACTCAGCCGGATGCAGAGTGTTGAACAGCAGGGGGAAGCCATCTTAGAAGCCCTGGTCGCTCGGCTGAGCCAGCAGCTGCAAAGCCAAATGGTGCCGCCCTCAGGAACTACTGCCCCTAACCGTAACGGCCATAGCACTCTGCCCCCCAAGCCCGGCAGCTTAACAGAACCGGCACTGCCCCCTAATCCCTACCGAGGGCTCCAGTCCGACCCAAGCTACCCAGGGTCAGAATCTACGCCCCATAGCTACACCTCACCCTCGCAATCCATCGCGCAGCACCCCTCAGCAGCTTTGCTGCGATCGCAGCCCAACCCCGCAGAGACTGCGCCCTCGGAGACCAGTCGCCGCTCCTCCCCCACCGATCTCCAGCTAGGGTTGCTGATGGTGGTGCTCTCGACGTTGTCCCTGTCATTACACAACGTCATTGTGGGCGTAATCGGCTACGGCGGACAGCTGCTGGGGCGCATTCCCATGGCAGAGGTTTTGTCCTTAACGATTCCTAACTCGCTGCTGCTGCTGTGGTTGCGCATGGTGGTAGTCGTACCCCTGCTGGCGCTGGTAGCTCCCCGCCTCTATCCCAACGTCGGCAACGATATACGCCAAATCTTCCATCGCGATCAAAGGCGTCCCCTGGTACAAGTAATCGCCAGCGGCTTCTTCTTATTTTTGTCGCAGGTGCTGATCTACAAAGCGATCGCCGACGTCGGCCCCGGCGTAGCGGTGACGCTGCTGTTTATGTATCCACTGATCACGGTGCCGCTGGCCTGGTTCTTGTTCGGCGATCGCCCCACACCCCTGCGCCTAGTGGTGATGTTTGCCATCACCATGGGAATTGTATTCACCGCCTTGCCCCGGATCTACACCGACCTCAGCGGCAACGGCGTATCGCTGTGGGGGGTAGGGGCTGCACTGCTGGCTAGCGTTGCCTTTTCGCTATTTTTGATAGCCATGCAGCTGTGCTTTAAGCGGCTGCACCCAGTCTCGGCAAGTCTGCTTCAGTTTTCAACCATCTTTATTCTCACCAGTGTGATTTTGATCGTGGGGTCTTTCTTTGGCCTCGACCCTGGTGCACCCACTCGTCCCCTCGGCCTCTATGTCGGAGCTGGGCTGCTGGGGCTGCTAACGCTGCTGGGCTACCTCTTCAACAACTACGGCGTCAAATTGCTTGGGGCGTCTCAAGCCTCAATTGTGGCCGCCAGCGGGCCGGTGGCGACCGCTATTTTGGCCTACTTAATTACCCCTGGCGAAAAGTCAGCGCTGCTGTTTATCCAGTGGATGGGCGTAATCTTGGTCACCCTAGGGGTGATTTCTTTAAGTTTAGAACGACTGGCCAGCCAGCGACGCCAGGCCAAACGACGCAGTGCCGTGCCCCCCAATACCGGGCAATGGCCCTAGCTCAGCAGCAGCTCAAAGCACACCAGGCAGAATTCAGCGCGAGCACAACCGCCGGTTCTAAAAACTGGCGGTTGTGAGGCTTGACCACGCCAACTTCTCAACCTACTGATCAAAGCCGCCAATTTTGGTGGCTCGATTGCGCCAACCTAAAACGGCCTTCAAAACAAGCTAGCCAAAACCTCAGATTGACCAAGGTAGGAAAGCTAAACCAATTAAAACGGAG encodes:
- a CDS encoding DMT family transporter; translated protein: MGPSDHLPNFATSQSEPQSAEAILRILGHDLETLRHQVSGYLSEDIAHLQAKKQRLMADIEALEGDFETLQAQHRQLQTTYAEGLSQQQIAQQQAWAKRLAIALATHLQGRLETALTNTHPNALQSAPYEAAIPPLANASQRLAALDATIQSTLASLQHDLTSYQSNISQQLSRMQSVEQQGEAILEALVARLSQQLQSQMVPPSGTTAPNRNGHSTLPPKPGSLTEPALPPNPYRGLQSDPSYPGSESTPHSYTSPSQSIAQHPSAALLRSQPNPAETAPSETSRRSSPTDLQLGLLMVVLSTLSLSLHNVIVGVIGYGGQLLGRIPMAEVLSLTIPNSLLLLWLRMVVVVPLLALVAPRLYPNVGNDIRQIFHRDQRRPLVQVIASGFFLFLSQVLIYKAIADVGPGVAVTLLFMYPLITVPLAWFLFGDRPTPLRLVVMFAITMGIVFTALPRIYTDLSGNGVSLWGVGAALLASVAFSLFLIAMQLCFKRLHPVSASLLQFSTIFILTSVILIVGSFFGLDPGAPTRPLGLYVGAGLLGLLTLLGYLFNNYGVKLLGASQASIVAASGPVATAILAYLITPGEKSALLFIQWMGVILVTLGVISLSLERLASQRRQAKRRSAVPPNTGQWP
- a CDS encoding aminotransferase class I/II-fold pyridoxal phosphate-dependent enzyme, which translates into the protein MSVIPPVDLTEQFRAIQSDVNAAVAEVLASGQYINGPVVETFTQAFGDYVGTKHCIGCNSGTDALYLALRALNIGPGDEVITSPFTFIATAEAISAVGATPVFVDIDLDTFNIDVAKIEAAVSDRTRAIMPVHLFGRPVDMGPIMDLAARYDLTMIEDCAQATGAEWMGQQVGRIGQVGCFSFFPTKNLGGCGDGGALTTNDDNLAATARMLSEHGSRVKYHHEAIGVNSRLDSVQAAILAIKLRHLDRWNQQRSQVADRYYHLLASVTEVVRPLPVTFGRSVWNQYTLRLPQATAEGQERNQVQQLMREAGVICMVYYPLPLHLQPVYRSLGYQPGDLPQAEAAAQQVLSLPMFPELGEAAQDQVVQTLKSVLAEVGLKAAQYC
- a CDS encoding AarF/ABC1/UbiB kinase family protein; its protein translation is MGTYDAAAIARYFRWRVGTLAWRVLQILWWLGTFVLGLQMDQWFGREEQNRPRRAIQLRQVLTNLGPTFIKVGQALSTRPDLVRQDFLDELTKLQDQLPPFPTVKAMAIVEAELNYSPEEIFSNLSALPVAAASLGQVYRGRLFTGEEVAVKVQRPYLRPVLCRDLYLMRWAARWLGNFLPLNLGHDLTLIVDEFGTKLFEEIDYLNEGRNAERFAANFKDDPTVKVPVIYWPYCSQRVLTLEWIDGCKLTDTVSLKEDDLDPDRLIEIGVTAGLRQLLEFGFFHADPHPGNLFALADGRMAYIDFGMMDQLDQVTKETLVDAVVHLINQDFDSLGRDFVKLGFLTPETDLGPIIPALQRVLGSALGSKVGDFNFKTVTDQFSELMYEYPFRVPAKFALIIRSLVTQEGLALSLNPNFKIINVAYPYVARRLLVGETPALRQRLLEVLFQDGQLQWQRLENMLAIAQGDTGFDLLPTAGMGIRYLMSEEGMHLRQMIVLALTEDDRLHTQEVQRLWSLVKDDITLDRVLGVAWGALTSYSLERAEQLVPVVGDLRQVLKS